The sequence below is a genomic window from Ciceribacter thiooxidans.
TACAAGGCCCGGTGCGGAATTTCCGCGCCGGGCCTTTTCATGCCTGCCCGCGGCTCTCGCGGCGGAAACGGGCGGGCGAAGTGCCGAAGGCCGTCTTGAAGCGCTGCGAGAACGAGGGCAGGGAACGATAGCCGCAGCGCTCGGCGATCTCGGCGACGTCCAGTCCGGAGCGGGAGAGCAGCGCCCTTGCCTTCGCCAGCCGCCATGCGGTGAGATATTCGATGGGCGGCAGGCCGACATCGGCGGCGAATTCCGCAGCGAACCGGCTGCGCGACATTCCGGCGACCTTCGACAGCAGGTTGACCGTCCAGTCTTGCTCGGGCGCATCGTGCATGGCGTAGAGGGCGCGCGAGAGCCGCCGGTCGGCGAGTGCGGCGACAAAGCCGGTGCGGGTCTCCTCGTCCATGGAAAGGCGGCGGATCGTCTGGATCAGGATGATCTCGACGAGCCGCGTGACGATCGCCGGCATCCCCTGTTTCCGGCCCGTCGCCTCCATCGTCAGCAGCCGGAGAGCCGCGGCGGCGGCCGCCTCGTCCCGCAACTCGGCCGGGCGGACGACCAGAAGCGCCGGCAGCCCGGCAATCAGCGGATGGGTGATCGCCTCGTCGAAGGCGCAGAAGCCGCAGAGCAGGCGCGTCGCCGGATTGCCGCCCGTGTTCACCACCCCGTCCTGTGGCGGATGCCGTGCCAGCACCTCGGCGAGATCGACGGGCGGCCGCATCGGCAGGTCGGAGACGATCTGTGCGCTTCCGTGCGGCACGATCGCGAGATCGCCTTCGACGAGCCTTTGCGGCTCTTCGTCCCCGACGCGGATCCAGGCATCCCCATCGAGCACCACGTGGAAGCGGATATGCTGCCGCTCCTTCGGCAGGCCGACCGAGAACACCTTAGGAAACGCCGCTTCGAAGTAGAGCCGGGTTTCGAGCCGCAGCGCCGAAAATATCCCCGTCAGAATGTCATTCTTATTCATCGCAGTCGATCTCGGGACGTTTGGATAAAAACACGAGATGGTTCGAGGCTGCGCCTGCATCCGCCCGATGTCAACATCGCGGCCACGATCGGACCTTGCCGACCGGAACGCGCCCTGAAACACCCGACCGGGAGGTCCCCATGTTCTCCGGAAATCTTCTCGCCCTTGCCGGCTTCGCCCTCGTCATGTCGATCTCGCCGGGGCCGTCGAACGTCATGCTGCTCGCCTCCGGCATGAATTTCGGCTTCGCCCGTTCGCTGCCGCTGCTCTTCGGGGTGACCTGCGGTTTCCTGTCCATGGTTCTGGTCGTCGGCCTCGGGCTCGGCGAGGTGCTGGCGATGTCGCCGGCCGTCTACCTCGCGCTCAAGGTTCTCTCCGCTGCCTATGTCCTCTGGCTCGCCGTGAAAATCGCCCGGAGCGGCGCTTCGGGCGCGGCCGACGATCCTTCGATGGCCCGTCCGATCGGCTTCGTCGAGGCGGCGCTTTTCCAGCTCGTCAATCCGAAGGCCTGGGCGGTGGCGCTGATCGTCACGGCGTCCTACACCGATCCGTCCCGCTATCTCGCGAGCCTGATGGTGCTGATTGCCGTCTTCGCGGTGGTGAACGTACCCTCGATCGGCCTCTGGTCGCTTTCGGGCCAGGTCCTGAAACAGGTTCTCGGCGAAGGAAAGTACGTCGTTCCGTTCAACGTTGCGATGGCGGTTCTGCTCGTCGCCTCGATGGTGCCTGTGTTCATCGGGGCTTAAGGCCCGGTCGAGCCACAGTGGACCAAATGCCGCACTCATGTTGACCTCACGAGGCGTCGCGCTAGTTTCTTGGTGGTTATCCGCAGCAACCAGGAAGCAGACGCGATGTTTGATGCCCTCAATGCGGAAGTTCTGGCGCGATTCCAGTTCGCCTTCACCGTCTCTTTCCACATCATCTTCCCCGTCTTCTCCATCGGACTTGCGAGCTACCTCGCCGTTCTCGAAGGCCTGTGGCTCTGGAAGAAGGACACGGTCTATCTGGAGCTCTTCAATTTCTGGAAGACGATCTTCGCCGTCGCTTTCGCCATGGGCGTCGTCTCCGGCATCGTGATGTCCTATCAGTTCGGCACGAACTGGAGCGCCTTCTCCGACAAGGCGGGACCCGTGATCGGGCCACTGATGGGATACGAGGTGCTGACGGCCTTCTTCCTGGAGGCGGGCTTCCTCGGCGTGATGCTCTTCGGCCTCAGGCGGGTCGGAGAGGGGCTGCACTTCTTCGCGACCTTGATGGTCGCCGCCGGCACGCTGATTTCCGCGACCTGGATCCTCGCGGTGAATTCCTGGATGCAGACGCCGACGGGTTTCGCCTTCAACGACGCGGGCCAGTTCGTGCCCGTCGACTGGTGGCAGATCATCTTCAATCCGTCCTTTCCTTACCGCCTCGTCCACATGGTCATCGCCGCCTACCTGACGACGGCCTTCGTGGTCGGCGGCGTCGGGGCCTGGCACCTGTTGCGCGGCACCGCGCCGCGTCGCTCCGGCCGCATGTTCTCGATGGCGATGTGGATGGCGGCGATCGTCGCGCCGATCCAGATCGCCGCCGGCGACCTGCACGGGCTCAATACGCTCGAGCACCAGCCGGTGAAGATCATGGCGATGGAGGGCCATTTCGACAGCCATCCGGAAGGCGCGCCGCTTTATCTCTTCGGCCTGCCGAACCAGCGGGAGCAGCGGCTCGATTACGCGATCGGCATTCCGAAGGTCTCGAGCCTCATCCTCAAGCACGATCTCAATGCGCCGCTTGCCGGCCTCGACACCGTGCCGCGAGACCGGCAGCCGCCGGTGGCGATCGTCTTCTGGTCGTTCCGGGTGATGCTGCTCGTCGGCTTCCTGATGCTCGGCGTCGGTCTATGGAGCCTCTGGAACCGTTACCGCGGCACGCTCTACGGCAATTCGGCGCTGCACCGCGTCGCGGTCCTGATGTCGCCTGCGGGTTTCGTCGCGGTGATCGCCGGCTGGGTCACCACGGAGGTCGGCCGCCAGCCCTTCACTGTCTACGGGCACATGCTGACGGCAGATTCGCTCTCGCCGATCGGCGCGCCGGCGGTGGGCGCCTCCCTCGTCGCCTTCATCATCGTCTATTTCCTCGTCTTTGGTGCCGGCACCTTCTACATGCTCCGGCTGATGGCGCGGCTGCCGCACGACCCGACGCCGGAACTCGGTGAAGGACCGATCCGCACGTCGGGCGTCACCCCCGGCCCCGCCGGCAACGCGCCCCAGGGAGGCTGACATGCCCTTCGATCTTGCTTTCGTCTGGGCCGCCCTCATCGCCTTTGCGGTCCTCGCCTATGTGATCCTCGACGGCTTCGACCTCGGGATCGGAATCCTCTTCCCGTTCTTCCCGGAAAAGCACGACCGCGACCAGATGATGAATTCGGTCGCGCCGGTATGGGACGGCAACGAGACCTGGCTGGTGCTCGGCGGCGGCGGTCTGCTCGCTGTCTTTCCGCTCGCCTATGCGACCATCCTGCCGGCCCTCTATGCACCGCTGATCGCCATGCTGCTCGGGCTCATCTTCCGCGGCGTCGCCTTCGAATACCGCTGGCGCACGCGGCGGGCCGAGCGCCTGTGGGATGCCGCATTTGCCGGCGGATCGCTGGTCGCGGGCTTTTCCCAGGGCGTCGCGCTCGGCGCGCTGGTACAGGGCATTCCGGTCGAGAACCGGGCCTATGCCGGCGGCTGGTGGGACTGGCTCACGCCGTTCTCGGTGGCGACCGGCATCGCCCTCGTCGTCGGCTATTCGCTGCTCGGCGCGACGTGGCTGGTGATGAAGACGAGGGGTACGCTTGCGGCACGGGCGGCGGACTACGCCCGCGTCGCGGCACTGCTCACCGTTGCCGGCATGGGCGTCTTCAGCCTCTGGACGCCGTGGCTGAAGCCGCTCTACCTCGAACGCTGGTTCGGCTTTCCGACCGCCGTCTTCACCGTGCTCGTGCCGCTCATGGTGATCGCCTGCCTCTATGCGATCATCCGCGGCCTGCAGCAGGGCAGGGAAGTCCAGCCCTTTCTCGGCGCACTCGGCCTCTTCGTCCTCGGCTATGTCGGGATCGGGATCAGCTTCTATCCCTATATCGTGCCGACCTCGATCACCATTCAGGATGCGGCGGCCCCGCCGGAGAGCCTCGCCTTCCTTCTGGTCGGTGCCGCCGTGCTCGTGCCGATCATCCTCATCTACACCGGCTACGCCTACTGGGTCTTCCGCGGCAAGGTCGATCCGGAGGAGGGCTATCACTGATGGCCGGTTCCGGTCTCGCAAAACGGCTGTTCTGGTTTCTGGCGCTCTGGGCCGGCGGGGTCGCGAGCGTGCTCGTCGTCGCGCTCGCGATCAAGGCCGCGCTCGGCGCTTGAGCGGTCCGGTCCCGGGATCACGGTCGAAAAAGAGGGCTTCGCGACTTCAAATCCCTGTCGGGGAACGCCATATGAAGGCGCCGAGGACGTCTGCGTCCGGCGAGGCACATACACGAGGAGATGAAATGCGACGCTACGGCAAGTTTCTTGGAATTCTGGCGATCGGTCTGGCGACCATGCTGACGTTCGCCGATCTTGCCGAGGCGCGACGCGCCGGAAGCTTCGGCGGTTTCGGCAGCCGTGGCACCCGCACCTACAGCGCACCGCCCGTCACCCGCACGGCCCCCGCGACGGCTTCCCCGATCGAGCGCAGCATGACGCCGCAAAGCCAGGCCACGCGTCCGGCCGCCGCGCCGAACCAGACGGGGCGCACCGGCGGCCTGTTCGGCGGCCTCGCCGGCGGCCTGATGGGCGGCCTGTTGATGGGTGGCCTGTTCGGCATGCTGATGGGTACGGGCTTCGGCGGCGGCTTCGGCTTCCTTGGCCTTCTGCTGCAGGGTGTACTGATCTTCCTGGCCATTCGCTTCGCCATGCGCATGTTCGGCAATAACCAGACCGCCTATTCGGGTGCCGGCGCCGGTTCTTCGGCCCGGAGCAACGTCGCGAGCGGCCCCGGCTTCCATATTCCGCGCATGGGCGGCGTCGATTTCGGCGGCTCGTCGGCATCCGCCGCACCGCCCAAGCCGTCCGCCTCCGCCGACGAGATCGGCATCAGCCAGGCGGATCTCGACCGCTTCGACGGCCTGCTGAAAGAAATGCAGACCGCCTATATGGCCGAGGACTATTCCGCGCTCCGCCGCATCACCACGCCGGAAGCCATGTCCTACCTCGCCGAGGAACTGAGCGAGAACGCCACCAAGGGGGTCAAGAACGAGGTGCGCGATGTCCGGCTGCTGCAGGGTGATGTCGCCGAAGCCTGGCGCGAGGGCCATGTCGACTATGCGACCGTCGCCATGCGCTACGAGAGCATCGACGTCCTGCGCGACCGCGCGACCGGCAAGGTGGTGAGCGGCGACCCGGACAATCTCACCGAATCGACCGAGATCTGGACCTTCGTCCGCCGCCCCGGAACCGACTGGCAGATCTCCGCCATCCAGGCGGCAGGCGAGGCGGAGTAGCCGCCGCCGTCCGGGTTTGCCTCTTCTCCCCGCTGGGAGAAGCGCCGGGTGTATGCGAGGCGATGACGGGGACGTAGGGACGTCGCGTGCGGTCGTGGATCCTCGGGTCAAGCCCGAGGATGACGATCTTCCGTGTCTCGCAAAGCGGTACCTCACCGCGCCGTCTGCGCGAGTTCGGGCATCAAGTCACCCCGTGGAACGTCATCCCGTTCCCCAACCTGTCTTTGGGCGCGGGTCGGCGCATACGCCGTCATCCTCGGGCTTGACCCGAGGATCCACGCCATACCGGCCAAAGGCGGAGGAGATGGCCTTCTCCGCCCCCCCGCCGGCCTTCTCAGTCCGGGCAGCTCTGCAGCTGCCGGGCGTAGGTATAGGTGATTTCGGTGAAGCGCTTGGCGCCGGAGAGCGCTTCGCTGTTGTTTCTCCAGCTGCCCTTGGCGTAGCCGGCATGGCCGGAATGGTAGGCGAGGTAGAGCTGGTAAGGATCGTTGAGCGGGATGCCGTTCTTCAGCGCGCTCTCGCGGTGATACCAGCCGATGAAGGACATCGCGTCGGAGAAATCGGTGCGCCGTGCCGACCAGCGGCCGGTCTCGCGCTGGTAACGTTCCCAGGTGCCGTCGAGTGCCTGCGAATAGCCGTAGGCCGTCGATTTCCGTTTCCAGGGGATGAAGCCGAGCAGCTTGGTGCGCGGCGGGCGCGCATTGTGCTTGAAATTCGATTCCGTGTAGATCGTCGCCATCAGGATCGGCACGGGCACGCCGTATTCCCGTTCGGCACCCTTTGCCGCCCGCCGCCAATTGTTGAACAGCCCGTCACGCTGCTCGAATATCGCGCAGGCATTTCGGGTCTGGCTCGGCGGTTTCGCACAAGCGGTCAATGCCAGCAGAAGGCCAACGACAATTACGCCACGCATCGCTAATCCTCACTTCGACGGACAATCCTATTAGGTAAAATTTAACGAAAGGTTTTCCGATCGAGGCTTTTGCGTCGCCGTGCTGCTTCGCCGGCGGAACTGGCGGATCGCGCGAAGACAGGGTAAAGGCAGTCTCAGGTTGTCCGTGGCGAGCGAGCAAGGAACATTCAATGAGCACCCGGCCGACGCCCCTGCCGGTCGTCGCCTTCCATATCCACCAGTGGAAAAGGCGGCTGCTGGAGGCCTATTTTCCGGAATGGCGCTTCCACTACATCCCCTTTCACCTCGGTGACGATGCGTTCCGCACCGTCTGGGCGCCGCGGATCGCCGCGCTCGGCAACACCGCCTTCGTCGTCTGGGGACCGAACCTGCCGGAGGCGGCGCGCGCCCATGCCGCGGCGTACGGCATTCCTGTCCATTTCGTCGAGGATGGCTTCCTGCGTTCGCTGCAGTCGAGCGCCGGGCAGAGCGCACCCTTCTCGCTGACGGTCGACGGCAAGCGGCCCTATTTCGACGCGCGCGGCCCTTCCGACCTCGAAGACCTTCTGAGAACTCATGATTTCGAAGGCGATCCAGCGTTGCTCGCGCGGGCAAGTGCCGGCATCGCGGCGCTCCTCGAGAGCCGGGTCAGTAAGTACAACGCGCCTGAGGCCGCGCGAACCGCGCCGGCAAGGGGCGACGGACGCCGTAGCGTGCTGGTGGTCGGGCAGGTGGAGGACGATGCCTCGATCCGCTTCGGCTGCGACCGGCTCTTCCGCAACAACGATCTCGTGCGGCTCGCGGCTCAGGAAAATCCCGGCGCCCGCATCGTCTACAAGCCGCATCCCGACGTGCTGAAGGGCGTGCGCAAGGCGCAGTCCGATCCGCAGGAGGTCGCGCATCTCTGCGAGATTCTCGTCGACCCGGTTCCGCTTCCGGACGTGCTGGAGGCTGCCGACCATGTCTATACCATCACCTCGCTCGCCGGCTTCGAGGCGCTGTTGCGCGGCAAGCCGGTGACGGTGATCGGCTCGCCCTTCTACGCCGGCTGGGGCCTCACCGACGACCGGCAGGCCAATCCGCGGCGAGGGAGAAAGCTCAGCCTCGAGGCGCTGTTTGCCGGCGTCTATCTCCTCTATCCGCGCTATTTCGATCCGCTGACGGGGGCGGCGAGCAGCTTCGAGGCGTGTCTTTCGCAGATGATCGCCTGGCGCGAGGAGGGGGTGCCGGCGGAAAGCCGCCGGCTCGTCGGAACGCGCCGGCGCACCGCGCCCTGGCGGCCTTACGGTCCCTACGGCCTCCTCGGCTGGCGGCATCTCCTGCCGCCGCTCGTCGCGCCGCTCGTCGCCCGGCTCGGCTCGGCCGAAGATGCGGAGAGCTACCGTCGTGATCCGATCGGCTTCTTCCGGGAGCTTTCCGATCCCGGTTTCCGAAGGCTCGGGCGGCTCCTCTATCCCTTCGACGACGACCGCTTTGCCGCCGGCTTCGACCGGCCGCCGGCGGAAAATTAGAGGCGTTCGCCTCTCTCGCCGAGAACCTGTTCGCCGTCTTCCTTGGTGAAGGCGCCCTTGAACGTGTCGGCCGGCAGGATGTCGAGCACGGCTTCCGAGGGCCGGCAGAGCCGGGTGCCGAGCGGCGTCACCACGAGGGGCCGGTTGATGAGGATCGGGTGGGCGAGCATGGCGTCCAGCAGCGCGTCGTCGGTCAGCGCCGGGTCGTCGAGGCCGAGCTCGGCATAGGGCGTGCCCTTCTCGCGGATCGCCTCGCGCACGGTGAGCCCCGCATCGCGGATCATAGTGGCGAGTTCGTCGCGGCCCGGCGGCGTCTTCAGGTATTCAACGACCGTCGGCTCGATGCCGGCATGGCGGATCAGCGCCAGCGTGTTGCGCGAGGTGCCGCAGGCGGGGTTGTGATAGATGACGACGTCCATGTTCATGCCTTTTCGGTGGAGATGCCGCGGGAGACGGCGGCGCCGCGTTCGTACCATCCCTTGCTGCGGTTGACGATCCAGACGACCGACAGCATGACCGGAACCTCGATCAGCACGCCGACGACGGTGGCGAGTGCGGCCCCCGACTGGAAGCCGAAGAGGCTGATCGCCGCGGCGACGGCGAGCTCGAAGAAGTTCGACGCGCCGAT
It includes:
- a CDS encoding AraC family transcriptional regulator, which gives rise to MNKNDILTGIFSALRLETRLYFEAAFPKVFSVGLPKERQHIRFHVVLDGDAWIRVGDEEPQRLVEGDLAIVPHGSAQIVSDLPMRPPVDLAEVLARHPPQDGVVNTGGNPATRLLCGFCAFDEAITHPLIAGLPALLVVRPAELRDEAAAAAALRLLTMEATGRKQGMPAIVTRLVEIILIQTIRRLSMDEETRTGFVAALADRRLSRALYAMHDAPEQDWTVNLLSKVAGMSRSRFAAEFAADVGLPPIEYLTAWRLAKARALLSRSGLDVAEIAERCGYRSLPSFSQRFKTAFGTSPARFRRESRGQA
- a CDS encoding capsular polysaccharide biosynthesis protein — encoded protein: MSTRPTPLPVVAFHIHQWKRRLLEAYFPEWRFHYIPFHLGDDAFRTVWAPRIAALGNTAFVVWGPNLPEAARAHAAAYGIPVHFVEDGFLRSLQSSAGQSAPFSLTVDGKRPYFDARGPSDLEDLLRTHDFEGDPALLARASAGIAALLESRVSKYNAPEAARTAPARGDGRRSVLVVGQVEDDASIRFGCDRLFRNNDLVRLAAQENPGARIVYKPHPDVLKGVRKAQSDPQEVAHLCEILVDPVPLPDVLEAADHVYTITSLAGFEALLRGKPVTVIGSPFYAGWGLTDDRQANPRRGRKLSLEALFAGVYLLYPRYFDPLTGAASSFEACLSQMIAWREEGVPAESRRLVGTRRRTAPWRPYGPYGLLGWRHLLPPLVAPLVARLGSAEDAESYRRDPIGFFRELSDPGFRRLGRLLYPFDDDRFAAGFDRPPAEN
- a CDS encoding cytochrome ubiquinol oxidase subunit I, with amino-acid sequence MFDALNAEVLARFQFAFTVSFHIIFPVFSIGLASYLAVLEGLWLWKKDTVYLELFNFWKTIFAVAFAMGVVSGIVMSYQFGTNWSAFSDKAGPVIGPLMGYEVLTAFFLEAGFLGVMLFGLRRVGEGLHFFATLMVAAGTLISATWILAVNSWMQTPTGFAFNDAGQFVPVDWWQIIFNPSFPYRLVHMVIAAYLTTAFVVGGVGAWHLLRGTAPRRSGRMFSMAMWMAAIVAPIQIAAGDLHGLNTLEHQPVKIMAMEGHFDSHPEGAPLYLFGLPNQREQRLDYAIGIPKVSSLILKHDLNAPLAGLDTVPRDRQPPVAIVFWSFRVMLLVGFLMLGVGLWSLWNRYRGTLYGNSALHRVAVLMSPAGFVAVIAGWVTTEVGRQPFTVYGHMLTADSLSPIGAPAVGASLVAFIIVYFLVFGAGTFYMLRLMARLPHDPTPELGEGPIRTSGVTPGPAGNAPQGG
- a CDS encoding Tim44 domain-containing protein; protein product: MRRYGKFLGILAIGLATMLTFADLAEARRAGSFGGFGSRGTRTYSAPPVTRTAPATASPIERSMTPQSQATRPAAAPNQTGRTGGLFGGLAGGLMGGLLMGGLFGMLMGTGFGGGFGFLGLLLQGVLIFLAIRFAMRMFGNNQTAYSGAGAGSSARSNVASGPGFHIPRMGGVDFGGSSASAAPPKPSASADEIGISQADLDRFDGLLKEMQTAYMAEDYSALRRITTPEAMSYLAEELSENATKGVKNEVRDVRLLQGDVAEAWREGHVDYATVAMRYESIDVLRDRATGKVVSGDPDNLTESTEIWTFVRRPGTDWQISAIQAAGEAE
- a CDS encoding LysE family translocator, producing MFSGNLLALAGFALVMSISPGPSNVMLLASGMNFGFARSLPLLFGVTCGFLSMVLVVGLGLGEVLAMSPAVYLALKVLSAAYVLWLAVKIARSGASGAADDPSMARPIGFVEAALFQLVNPKAWAVALIVTASYTDPSRYLASLMVLIAVFAVVNVPSIGLWSLSGQVLKQVLGEGKYVVPFNVAMAVLLVASMVPVFIGA
- the cydB gene encoding cytochrome d ubiquinol oxidase subunit II, giving the protein MPFDLAFVWAALIAFAVLAYVILDGFDLGIGILFPFFPEKHDRDQMMNSVAPVWDGNETWLVLGGGGLLAVFPLAYATILPALYAPLIAMLLGLIFRGVAFEYRWRTRRAERLWDAAFAGGSLVAGFSQGVALGALVQGIPVENRAYAGGWWDWLTPFSVATGIALVVGYSLLGATWLVMKTRGTLAARAADYARVAALLTVAGMGVFSLWTPWLKPLYLERWFGFPTAVFTVLVPLMVIACLYAIIRGLQQGREVQPFLGALGLFVLGYVGIGISFYPYIVPTSITIQDAAAPPESLAFLLVGAAVLVPIILIYTGYAYWVFRGKVDPEEGYH
- a CDS encoding transglycosylase SLT domain-containing protein is translated as MRGVIVVGLLLALTACAKPPSQTRNACAIFEQRDGLFNNWRRAAKGAEREYGVPVPILMATIYTESNFKHNARPPRTKLLGFIPWKRKSTAYGYSQALDGTWERYQRETGRWSARRTDFSDAMSFIGWYHRESALKNGIPLNDPYQLYLAYHSGHAGYAKGSWRNNSEALSGAKRFTEITYTYARQLQSCPD
- the arsC gene encoding arsenate reductase (glutaredoxin) (This arsenate reductase requires both glutathione and glutaredoxin to convert arsenate to arsenite, after which the efflux transporter formed by ArsA and ArsB can extrude the arsenite from the cell, providing resistance.), producing the protein MDVVIYHNPACGTSRNTLALIRHAGIEPTVVEYLKTPPGRDELATMIRDAGLTVREAIREKGTPYAELGLDDPALTDDALLDAMLAHPILINRPLVVTPLGTRLCRPSEAVLDILPADTFKGAFTKEDGEQVLGERGERL